Proteins found in one Amycolatopsis aidingensis genomic segment:
- a CDS encoding TetR/AcrR family transcriptional regulator yields the protein MRPSSRTAILRAAVRLAERSGIASLTLDAAAQEAGLSKGGLIYHFATKEQLMLAVVEHITGCWDEEMCAALGKPFEEAGPAERVVAYTTVVAGSTASRADLAVLVDSVHDASLLAPWHALLSKWIGSPPARPRPAEVDRVVARLAADGLWMAEATDTTGFGASMRTAVVARIGELACSEGSRA from the coding sequence GTGAGACCGAGTTCGAGAACTGCGATCCTGCGGGCCGCCGTACGTCTGGCGGAACGCAGCGGTATCGCCAGCCTCACCCTGGACGCCGCCGCGCAGGAAGCCGGGCTGAGCAAGGGCGGGCTGATCTATCACTTCGCCACCAAGGAGCAGTTGATGCTCGCCGTGGTCGAGCACATCACCGGCTGCTGGGACGAGGAGATGTGTGCTGCACTGGGCAAGCCGTTCGAGGAGGCGGGTCCCGCGGAGCGAGTGGTGGCTTACACCACCGTGGTCGCCGGTAGCACCGCGAGCCGGGCGGATCTTGCCGTGCTGGTCGACTCCGTGCACGACGCGAGCCTGCTCGCCCCGTGGCATGCCTTGCTCAGCAAGTGGATCGGCAGCCCACCGGCGCGGCCGCGGCCCGCGGAAGTGGACCGCGTGGTGGCCCGGCTGGCCGCCGACGGGCTGTGGATGGCCGAGGCGACCGACACCACGGGGTTCGGCGCGAGTATGCGGACGGCGGTGGTGGCCAGGATCGGCGAGCTGGCCTGCTCGGAAGGGAGCCGGGCGTGA